A stretch of DNA from Orcinus orca chromosome 3, mOrcOrc1.1, whole genome shotgun sequence:
TAGCCTTATATCTGCCTTTACATTTGCAAATAAGTcaaatcctttttcttcttctttacccTTCCTCCCATCCAGTTATCTATGAGGACCACCATTTACCAGACATTTGCATGATTGTGAATGATGGTATGCAAGATGTTGATTCAAAGATGATCTCTACTCATCAGGTGACAAATCTAGCAATTTCTCAATAACAATAAACTATATTTCTACTTCTTGAACCTAACTGCTTTCTGATGTATCAAAACTAGGAGCTAGTTCTTGTCCCTATGCATGCATAACTTTCTAATGGAAAATAACTTAAAGGCAAAATAACATGATATCTCTATGGAACTAAGCATATCCAGAGCCAGGACTAATGAACTTCCACAGGAGACATGAATAATGGCCACATATAGTCATCAGATACTTGGGCATGACCCTCTGACCCCTGAGACCTATTCCTATCAGAATCTGGTGGTAAACTGGAGCCAGCCTCTGTTTTTACCTCTCCAGTGCcatgggggaaggggaagttggGCATAAGGCGCTTAAGAAACCAGAATTCACTATTGCCAGTGCCAGTGGCTGAGGACACTTCATAGGGACAAGGCTGGGATATGGATCCACTGGCTCCTCCTTGTACCAGGTTGTTAGAGAAATTACAGTCCTCATAGAAACGCTCTTGAATTGTGaacttttctctgtatttaatctTCTGGCAAATATGTGTAATGAAGATCACTGtgacagagaggagaaaggaaagcacaGCCAGAGAAATGACCAAATATTTAGTGGATGGATTTACCCTTGTAGGATGTTTGAATGGATCCAGGAACTGCAGATAGGGCTCAGAAAAGCCATCTACCAGGAGGATATTAAGTGAGGCAGTAGTAGAAAGAGCTGGTTGGCCATGATCCTGAACAAGAACGATCAGTTTCTGCATCATGGGGTCTCTCTCAGATATCTGCTGCAATGTACGGATTTCCCCATTTTGTTGTTGAGCAGAGAATAACCCAGGGTCAGTGGCCTTAAATAGATGATATAAAAGCCAGGAATTCTGACCTGAGTCACCAGCCACAGCCACCACCTTAGTCACCAGGTAGCCTGCCTCTGCAGACCTAGGCACCAGGTCATTGCAGGGCAAGGTGCCATTTTGCAGTGGGTACAAGATCATTGGGCAGTTATCATTGTTATCCAGGACAACCACTCAGACAGTAACCTGGCTACTCAGTGACAGGAAGCCCCCATCAGTTGCCTTTACCACAAACTGAAAATCTTGAATGGCTTCATAATCCATAGTTCTCAGTGCATAGAGTTTCCCATTGTCTGAATTTATGGAGATGTAAGCAAAGACATAGATCTCCACTTTTTGGAGGCAGCAGAGAATATATTATTTGGGCATTCTCACCCAAATCTAGATCCTCAGCATGGACTTTGGCAATAAAAACTGCAGGGCTGTTGTTTTCTCGAACAGTCAAGACGTAGGAATCTTCCTGAAATACTGGGGGATTGTCATTAATGTCAGATATTAGCACCTCTATCACAGTCTCCGACGACAGAGTGGGTGGTCCAGTATCCATGGCAACAAGGGTGATATAGCCAGAGACCTCCTCCGGATCCATGCCTCTGTCAGTGACCAGTGAGTAGGAATTCCTGAATGTAAGTTTGACTGCAAAGGGAAGGTCTTCTTTGAGGAAGCAAGTGATTTTTCCTCCCACTCGAATGTCCTGGTCTCTGATAGAGAAAAGGGCCACTACCGTCTGTAGTGGAGAGTCCTCAGGGAGAGGGCTGGACACAGAGGAGACTGTAACTTCAGGAGGATTGTCATTAACATCCACCACCTCCACCAGGACTTTGCTGTGGGCAGAGAGGCCTCCTCTGTCGGTAGCTTGAATGTCAATGTCGTATGTTTCAATTGCTTCAAAATCTAGGGACCCTCTTAGTTGAACCTCTCCAGTTTCAGAGTCAATCTGAAACATCTGGAGAATTACTTCTGGGTTTTGAGCTAAAGAGTAAGTTATCTCCTTGTTAGAGCCCTCGTCTAGGTCGGTGGCAGTTACCGTAGCCACCAAAGAACCATTGGCACTGTTTTCCAGCACCTGAGCGCGGTACACCAGTCGAGAGAATTGGGGCACATGATCATTGACATCCAGAACCTCCACGCGAATGTGGGCAGTGCCAGACTTGGGCGGAGACCCTCCGTCCACAGCTGTAATTGTCAGGTTGACTTCAGGCTGCTCCTCTCTGTCCAGGGGTTTATCCAGCACTAGCTCGGCATACTTGGGCCCATGGCTGTGGAAGCGGGTGTGCAGTAGAAATACTCACTGACGCTCAAGGTGTAGTTTTGGAGACCGTTGAGGCCGATGTCCAGATCCTGCGCGCTCTGCAGAGGAAACCGTGAACCCAGGGGGGTGCTCTCCGGAATCTTTAAAAGAGGCTCCTTGTTTAGGAAAACCGGGGCATTGTCATTGATATCAAATACCCTGACCTCCACGCCAAAGGACTGCAGTGGCTCCACCAGGACTATTTCAAACTGCAGAACGCATGGATCGGCTTTGCCACAAAGTGACTCCCGATCCAGTTTCTCCTTCACGAACAGATCTCCTGTCTTGCGGTGCAGCCAGAAATGCAGTTTATTGCTCTCGGAAATGAGCCGCGCCCCGCGCGCAGCCAGCTTCCCTACCTCCAGCCCCAAGTCCTTAGCCACGTTAGCTACAAATG
This window harbors:
- the PCDHB1 gene encoding LOW QUALITY PROTEIN: protocadherin beta-1 (The sequence of the model RefSeq protein was modified relative to this genomic sequence to represent the inferred CDS: inserted 3 bases in 2 codons; substituted 1 base at 1 genomic stop codon), coding for MAIARRKLLQSRQVGSLLLFLCLSVGGTATTRYSVAEEMESGSFVANVAKDLGLEVGKLAARGARLISESNKLHFWLHRKTGDLFVKEKLDRESLCGKADPCVLQFEIVLVEPLQSFGVEVRVFDINDNAPVFLNKEPLLKIPESTPLGSRFPLQSAQDLDIGLNGLQNYTLSVSEYFXLHTRFHSHGPKYAELVLDKPLDREEQPEVNLTITAVDGGSPPKSGTAHIRVEVLDVNDHVPQFSRLVYRAQVLENSANGSLVATVTATDLDEGSNKEITYSLAQNPEVILQMFQIDSETGEVQLRGSLDFEAIETYDIDIQATDRGGLSAHSKVLVEVVDVNDNPPEVTVSSVSSPLPEDSPLQTVVALFSIRDQDIRVGGKITCFLKEDLPFAVKLTFRNSYSLVTDRGMDPEEVSGYITLVAMDTGPPTLSSETVIEVLISDINDNPPVFQEDSYVLTVRENNSPAVFIAKVHAEDLDLGENAQIIYSLLPPKSGDLXVFAYISINSDNGKLYALRTMDYEAIQDFQFVVKATDGGFLSLSSQVTVXVVVLDNNDNCPMILYPLQNGTLPCNDLVPRSAEAGYLVTKVVAVAGDSGQNSWLLYHLFKATDPGLFSAQQQNGEIRTLQQISERDPMMQKLIVLVQDHGQPALSTTASLNILLVDGFSEPYLQFLDPFKHPTRVNPSTKYLVISLAVLSFLLSVTVIFITHICQKIKYREKFTIQERFYEDCNFSNNLVQGGASGSISQPCPYEVSSATGTGNSEFWFLKRLMPNFPFPHGTGEVKTEAGSSLPPDSDRNRSQGSEGHAQVSDDYMWPLFMSPVEVH